The following nucleotide sequence is from Leopardus geoffroyi isolate Oge1 chromosome A1, O.geoffroyi_Oge1_pat1.0, whole genome shotgun sequence.
AGTGGTGTCAAATACCCCGAGCTGGTACTGAAGCACGCCCTGGATCGTGAGGAAGAGGCACTACACCACCTGGTCCTCACTGCCTCCGATGGGGGTGACCCTCTCCTATCTGGTACAGTTCTCATCAGTGTGATCGTCTTTGATACAAATGACAATGCACCGATCTTTACCTTGCCAGAATACCGAGTGAGTGTTCTGGAGAACTTGCCTGTGGGCACACAGCTGCTTACAGTCACTGCCACAGACAGGGATGAAGGAGCCAATGGAGAAGTCACATATTCATTCCGAAAATTTGTTCCTGACAAATTGTTGAAATTCCAACTAAACAAAAATACTGGGGaaataaaattatcagaaaatctagactaCGAAGAAACAGATTTCTATGAATTAGAAATACAAGCAGAAGATGGAGGAGCATATCTTGCAATGGCAAAAGTATTGATTACAGTAGAAGATGTAAATGACAACAATCCAGAGGTGACCATCACATCTCTGTTTAGTCCCCTGATGGAAGACTCACCTCCGGGAACTATTATAGCCCTTTTAAATGTGCATGATCCAGACTCTGGGCAGAATGGACAGGTCACCTGTTCCATATCAGGCAATCTACCATTTAAGTTAGAGAAATCCATTGACGGTTATTATAGACTGGTGACACACAGAACCCTTGACAGGGAACAGGTATCCTCTTACAATATCACAGTGACAGCCACAGATGGAGGAAATCCACCCCTATTAACAGAAACTCACTTCACTGTGCAAGTGGCAGATATTAATGACAACCCACCCACTTTTTCCCACATCTCCTACTTCACCTATATCCCGGAGAACAACCCCAGAGGTGCCTCCATCTTGTCTGTGACTGCACTAGACCCAGACAGCAAAGAGAATGCTCAGGTTATTTACTCCCTAGCTGAAGACACTTTCCAGGAAGCACCTCTATCCTCCTACATCTCCATAAACTCTGACACAGGAGTCCTGTATGCGTTGCGAACTTTCGACTATGAGCAATTTcatgatctacagattcaggTGATTGCCACTGATAGTGGGGACCCACCTCTCAGCAGCAATGTTTCTGTGAGCATATTTGTGCTGGACCAGAATGACAATGCACCAGAGATCCTGTACCCCACCCTACCCACTGACACTTCCACTGGAATGGAGCTGGCACCCCGTTCTTCAGAGTCCGGCTATTTGGTCACTAAGGTGGTGGCAGTGGACAAAGACTCAGGTCAGAATGCCCGACTGTCCTACCGCCTGCTCAAGGCCAGCGAACCAGGGCTCTTCGCAGTGGGGCTGCACACAGGCGAGGTGCGCACAGCACGGGCCCTGCTGGACAGAGATGCGCTCAAGCAGAGCCTGGTCGTGGCAGTGCAGGACCATGGCCAGCCCCCTCTCTCAGCCACCGTCACACTCACTGTGGCCATTGCTGACAGCATCCCAGATGTCCTGGCTGACCTGGGCAGTCTGGAAGTTCCACGTGACTCCGAAGCTTCAGGTCTAATGCTATATCTGGTCGTGGCGGTAGCCATAGTTTCCTGCATCTTCCTCGCTTTTGTCATCGTGCTACTGGCTCTCAGGTTGAGGCGCTGGCACACATCGCGCCAGCTCCAGGCTTCAGGAGGCGGGCTAGTGGGTGTGCCCACCTCCCCCTTTGTGGGCGTGGAAGGGGTGCGGGCTTTCCTGCAGACGTATTCCCATGAGGTCTCCCTCACAGCAGACTCACGGAAGAGTCACGCGATCTTCCCCGAGCCCAACTACGCCGACATGCTCATTAGCCATGAGAGCTTTGAGAAAAAGGATCCTTTGTCTTTGTTAGATGATTTGAAGTTACCTGTAGAAGATAACCCTTTGGTTCCAGTGAGTTCtggttttactctttttcttttaagaattataaTTGGTTTTACTTTTAGGTTTGGCATAATGATAGAaaattttggtctttatttttttcactgttccCTCCATTTCAATGATATTTGTTTCTTGCTAAAACATTGAAGAGTAGAATTTGATGGTTATTAAGactgatatgtttttattttctggtaaATATTCACGTAATTCCAATGAAGGGCTATGGTCACAAGGCTGTTACGATTTTGCAGAGCATTCTACTTTATAGTTTTGTTGAGTACAGTACTGACAGTTCCTGAGAGTACCTCCATAAGTGTCTGTCAATTTATGTACACTTCTCTTGGCCACATGCTAAAATCTTAGCCTCTTAGGCAACCTTAGCTCTTGTTTTGAAGGCAGGTCTGGTAAAATAGGTGAATATCAGAGACAAGTCCATTAACTTCAGTGGAAACAGTGAACAGGTTCCTCAGTGTTGTTTTTCCCAATGAGAAAAGCAATACAcctttgtggttttatttttcaaaatatacctTGCGGTGACAATTACAGTTGAATATACTTCCTAGAAGGATTTAagtttttcattaatattctACTAACAATTGTTAACAATGTGTGCTTAAAATTTTCCAAGTGTAATCATAATTGGTAACAATACATTagcatcctttttttaaagtttatttattttgagagaaagcgcatgcattggaggggcagagagagggggagagagaatcccaagcaggctccatgctgtcagtgcagagcccaacacagaacaCATGGGGCTCAGGCCCacgaactgaaagatcatgatctgagccaaaatcaaaagtcagatgcttaacggactgagctacctaggcaccctgTAACAGTGTAGCATCCTTTTTGCTTGTGATTCTAATTTCATACTGTTATGTGGAAGACAGCATTTTAATTTGACTTTCCTTGCTCACTAGGGATGCTAAAGAACGTATAGAAGGTTAAAGTAAGCAAATTTTGGGTTATGCTGCcaacattttttgttaaattctccaaataagaaaaaacatttgtacATGTGCCTAAGAACAGAAGCAAAAGATGAGTTCCAAGGGTATTTCAGTGGCTTTGTAACATAGAAGAAAGAAGATCCACCTGGATTTATGAAAATTCTGACGTTAAGAATCAAAATAAACTAGGTCaagaaagaaatgtcatttttgtGGGAGATCTGAATATAAGCAGAGAAGTACACAGAAGTATTCTAAACAATCAGTAAGTAGAGTTACTGATGTGGCCATTTACTTTAGTGAAGATGGCGATGTATTTGGTTGGTACCTTACTTTTAACTTATTACTAGTATTCTTCCAAACCAATATGGTAGCATACAGTCCAAGAATATCCTAATGTGtctcaaaatatttatgagaCTATGATTTTTCTCATTGTCATCCAACATTTGTTCAACAATAGGTCTATGGAAAGAGAGCACATCCTTTAGGGTCATAGTTATTAACTTAAATCATTGAAAGTCATTTTAAATCTATCTTTGGGAGTCAAAATTATTACGCATCTATATCTAAATAATTCTGTTCTGAAAAatacagggtttttaaaaaactactctTTTGGCGTGGTAATTATTGTGACCAAatcatgttaattattatttgaaaacagcACAGAACGCCCTAGATGAATGTAATGACTATGGGAATGACAGCCTTCTAATTTCTAAATATGGGAGATGGACTAATGCTTTCTAGCTAAATGTAAGCTACGATTGAAGACAAAaagatttttgcttattttcagtACTTACCTTTGTggataattacttttaaaaggaaCAACAGTGATTACCTCTGGATGCAAGAACTGAATAGCAATGGGCCATGGGATGGAAGAGCTACTTTACACTCTAtattcttttgtgcttttttgaattttgaaagaagtaCTTTACTTATTCAAAGTCTATGTAAATTTTTAACATATAcaacatattataatttttaccATATGAAACACGTTTCATGATGAGAATGAAAACATTGAGAAATAAGATTTAGGATATTTGCTGTTATCAtcttacattttaacaagatttcctgaaagagaaaaactagATTGCGGTTCCACACAAAGCCTCTGGGCGCCGCTGTCGGCCAGTACAGGGCAAGTGCTGTCGCCCGGGATTCTTCAGCCTCTAGCCTGGGTGTTCCTGCGCAGTCAACAACACAGAGTGAAGGAACCCCATACACCAGGGGCTTCTGGCCGCGCAGACTCTCCCCAGCACACACAGATTCCCAGCCCCAAGACTGGAGGCTCTGTATGTTCTGGGCCTAATGCTACCAGTGCGATAGCGGGCACTTTTTCTAGCTAGAAAGACTGGGACCCAGCGAGAACTAGAGCGCGCAATGGGAGGGAGCTGCGTTCAGAGGCGCCCGGCCGGCAGGCGGCAGGTACTGTTTCCCTTCCTGCTACCTTTGTTCTACCCCGCGCTCTGCGAGCCGATCCGCTACTCGATTCCCGAGGAACTGGCCAAGAGCTCGGTGGTGGGGAACCTCGCCAAGGATCTCGGGCTCAGTGTCCTGGACGTGTCAGCTAGGAAGCTGCGAGTCAGCACGGAGAAGCTGCTTTTCAACGTAGACGCAGAGAGCGGGGACTTACTAGTGAAGGACCGAATAGACCGGGAGCAGATatgcaaagagagaagaagatgTGAGTTGCAGTTGGAAGCCGTGGTGGAAAATCCTTTAAATAtctttcatatcattgtggttgTTGAGGATATTAATGACCATGCCCCTCAGTtccataaagatgaaataaacttAGAAATCAGTGAATCTGTCACTCCAGGGATGGGAACAATTCTTGAGTCTGCAAAAGATCCTGATATTAGTACGAATTCACTGAGCAAATACCAGCTAAGCCCTAATGAGTACTTCTCCTTGGTGGTGAAAGACAATCCCGATGGTGGCAAATATCCAGAATTAGTACTGAAGAAGACCCTGGACCGGGAAACACAAAGCTCTCATCATCTGGTGCTGACAGCATTTGACAATGGAAATCCACCACGAAGCAGCACAGCTCAGATCCGAATCCTGGTGGTGGATGCCAATGATAACCCCCCGGTGTTCAGCCAAGATATGTATAGGGTCAGTCTTCGTGAAGGTGTACCCCCAGGCACCTCAGTGGTGCAGGTGAGTGCCACTGACCAAGACGAAGGCTTCAACGCGGAGATCACCTACTCGTTCCTTGGTATGGCTAATAAAGCCCAGCATGTGTTCTCTCTGGATTCTGCCACAGGAAACATTATAACTCAGCAACCCTTGGATTTCGAAGAAGTAGAAAGATATGCCATGGATGTAGAAGCGAAGGACCGAGGATCCCTCTCTACCCAGTGTAAAGTAATCATAGAAGTTCTAGATGAAAACGACAACATCCCTGAAATAATCATTACTTCTCTCTCTGATCAAATTTTGGAGGATTCCCATCCAGGAATGGTTGTTGTTCTCTTCAAAACACAGGACCAGGATTCTGGGGAAAACGGAGAAGTCATTTGTAACTTAAGTAGAGATATTCCATTTAAGATTCATTCTTCATCTAATAATTACTACAAGCTGGTAACAGATGGACCCCTAGACCGAGAACAGACTCCGGAATACAACGTCACCATCACAGCCACTGACAGGGGCATTCCGCCCCTCTCCTCCAGCACTACCATCACCTTGCACATCACCGATGTCAATGACAACACACCGATTTTCCACCAGGCCTCCTATGTGGTCCACGTGGCTGAGAATAACCCTCCAGGAGCCTCCATCGCTCAAGTCAGCGCCTCCGACCCCGACCTAGGGCCCAACGGCCGCGTGTCCTACTCCATCGTGGCCAGCGACCTGGAGCCGCGGGCGCTGGCGTCCTACGTGTCCGTGAGCGCGCAGAGCGGCGTGGTGTTCGCGCAGCGCGCCTTCGACCACGAGCAGCTGCGCGCCTTCGAGCTGACGGTGCAGGCCCGCGACCAGGGCTCGCCCGCGCTCAGCGCCAACGTGAGCCTGCGCGTGTTGGTGGGCGACCGCAACGACAACGCGCCTCGGGTGCTGTACCCGGCGCTGGGGCCCGACGGCTCGGCGCTCTTCGACACGGTGCCGCGCGCCGCGCAGCCCGGCTACCTGGTCACCAAGGTGGTGGCGGTGGACGCCGACTCGGGACACAATGCGTGGCTGTCGTACCACGTGCTGCAGGCCAGCGAGCCCGGACTCTTCAGCCTGGGGCTGCGCACGGGCGAGGTGCGCACTGCGCGTGCTTTGGGCGACAGGGACGCGGCCCGCCAGCGCCTGCTGGTCGCCGTGCGGGACGGGGGACAGCCGCCCCTCTCTGCCACCGCCACGTTGCACCTGGTTTTCGCCGACAGCCTCCAAGAAGTACTGCCGGATGTCAGCGACCGCCCGGAGCCCTCTGACCCTCAGGCCGAGCTGCAGTTTTACCTGGTGGTGGCTTTGGCCTTGATCTCGGTGCTCTTCCTCCTTGCGGTGATTCTGGCGGTGGCCCTGCGCCTGCGAAGCTCTTCCAGCCACGCCCCAGAGAGCTGCTTTGGGTCTGTTCGGTGTTCCAAGTCTGGACCCGAGATTACCGCCAACTACAGTGAAGGAACATTACCCTATGCCTATAATTTTTGTGTGCCTGGGGATCAAACTAATCCGGAATTTAATTTTCTCACATCTGTTGATCATTTTCCAGCCACACAAGATATTCTCAACAAAGATAGCCCTTCGGGACTAATGACTAGCATTTTAACTCCTAGTGTTGAAGCAGATAAGAAGACTTTAAAACaggtaagtatttaaaataatgctttttatatTCTAATGCCTATGTATTCCAATGGAGCATTGTTGTTTAAAGATTCTagattaaggggtgcctggctggctcagttggtagagcatgtgactcttgatctcagagttgtgatttcaaaccccactttgggtgtagagcttacttaaaaataaattaataggggtgcctgggtggctcagtcagttaagcatctgacttcggctcaggtcatgatctcacagttcgtgagttggaataaagccctgcattgggctctgtgctgacagctcagagcctagagcctgcttctgattctgtgtttccctctctctatgccctgcacctgcttgtgctctgtctctcaaaaatgaataaacattaaaaattttttaaaaataaataaatacaggggcgcctgggtggcgcagtcggttaagcgtccgacttcagccaggtcacgatctcgcggtccgtgagttcgagccccgcgtcgggctctgggctgatggctcggagcctggagcctgtttctgattctgtgtctccctctctctgcccctcccccgttcatgctctgtctctctctgtcccaaaaataaataaacgttgaaaaaaaatttttataaaaaaaaaataaataaatacaagtaatgATTCTAGGTTCAATCTCTTGATagaattcctaaaataaatctaGGTCAAACCTATTGGTATCACTGTTTAGACTAAAGTTTACGGTGCTGCAGTCATTCTACTATGCAATTTAAGGTAGAATATATAGAAATCTCAAGCAAATTTTTCATGAAAGAGAATACTTCTTATTTAAGGATATGGAacacaattctatttttttaatatcatggtaatttttaaaatgacagccTAATGTCATCcaaattttctcaaat
It contains:
- the LOC123605040 gene encoding protocadherin gamma-A10 isoform X12; translated protein: MAAKRNHSNRKALVLFCLFLGLSWEAEARQIRYSVPEELEKGSFVGNISKDLGLEPWELAEPGVRIVSRGRTQLFALNPRSGSLVTAGRIDREELCGQSARCLVNFNILVEDRVELFGIEIEITDVNDNAPKFQAENVEVKINENVAPGMRFPLLEAVDPDVGVNSLQSYQLSSNKYFSLAVQSHASGVKYPELVLKHALDREEEALHHLVLTASDGGDPLLSGTVLISVIVFDTNDNAPIFTLPEYRVSVLENLPVGTQLLTVTATDRDEGANGEVTYSFRKFVPDKLLKFQLNKNTGEIKLSENLDYEETDFYELEIQAEDGGAYLAMAKVLITVEDVNDNNPEVTITSLFSPLMEDSPPGTIIALLNVHDPDSGQNGQVTCSISGNLPFKLEKSIDGYYRLVTHRTLDREQVSSYNITVTATDGGNPPLLTETHFTVQVADINDNPPTFSHISYFTYIPENNPRGASILSVTALDPDSKENAQVIYSLAEDTFQEAPLSSYISINSDTGVLYALRTFDYEQFHDLQIQVIATDSGDPPLSSNVSVSIFVLDQNDNAPEILYPTLPTDTSTGMELAPRSSESGYLVTKVVAVDKDSGQNARLSYRLLKASEPGLFAVGLHTGEVRTARALLDRDALKQSLVVAVQDHGQPPLSATVTLTVAIADSIPDVLADLGSLEVPRDSEASGLMLYLVVAVAIVSCIFLAFVIVLLALRLRRWHTSRQLQASGGGLVGVPTSPFVGVEGVRAFLQTYSHEVSLTADSRKSHAIFPEPNYADMLISHESFEKKDPLSLLDDLKLPVEDNPLVPQAPPNTDWRFSQAQRPGTSGSQNGDETGTWPNNQFDTEMLQAMILASASEAADGGSTLGGGAGTMGLSARYGPQFTLQHVPDYRQNVYIPGSNATLTNAAGKRDGKAPTGGNGNKKKSGKKEKK
- the LOC123605040 gene encoding protocadherin gamma-B7 isoform X15, producing MGGSCVQRRPAGRRQVLFPFLLPLFYPALCEPIRYSIPEELAKSSVVGNLAKDLGLSVLDVSARKLRVSTEKLLFNVDAESGDLLVKDRIDREQICKERRRCELQLEAVVENPLNIFHIIVVVEDINDHAPQFHKDEINLEISESVTPGMGTILESAKDPDISTNSLSKYQLSPNEYFSLVVKDNPDGGKYPELVLKKTLDRETQSSHHLVLTAFDNGNPPRSSTAQIRILVVDANDNPPVFSQDMYRVSLREGVPPGTSVVQVSATDQDEGFNAEITYSFLGMANKAQHVFSLDSATGNIITQQPLDFEEVERYAMDVEAKDRGSLSTQCKVIIEVLDENDNIPEIIITSLSDQILEDSHPGMVVVLFKTQDQDSGENGEVICNLSRDIPFKIHSSSNNYYKLVTDGPLDREQTPEYNVTITATDRGIPPLSSSTTITLHITDVNDNTPIFHQASYVVHVAENNPPGASIAQVSASDPDLGPNGRVSYSIVASDLEPRALASYVSVSAQSGVVFAQRAFDHEQLRAFELTVQARDQGSPALSANVSLRVLVGDRNDNAPRVLYPALGPDGSALFDTVPRAAQPGYLVTKVVAVDADSGHNAWLSYHVLQASEPGLFSLGLRTGEVRTARALGDRDAARQRLLVAVRDGGQPPLSATATLHLVFADSLQEVLPDVSDRPEPSDPQAELQFYLVVALALISVLFLLAVILAVALRLRSSSSHAPESCFGSVRCSKSGPEITANYSEGTLPYAYNFCVPGDQTNPEFNFLTSVDHFPATQDILNKDSPSGLMTSILTPSVEADKKTLKQQAPPNTDWRFSQAQRPGTSGSQNGDETGTWPNNQFDTEMLQAMILASASEAADGGSTLGGGAGTMGLSARYGPQFTLQHVPDYRQNVYIPGSNATLTNAAGKRDGKAPTGGNGNKKKSGKKEKK